The genome window gaccccatggactatgcagtctgtggaattctccaggccagactactggagtgggtagcctttcccttctccaagggaccttcccaaccccaggattgaacccaggtctccagcattgcaggaggattctttaccagtagctgaccaatctcccaatgcagggggcctgggttccatccctagatcccacatgctgcaaccaaagattccacatgctacagtgAAGATGAAAGAAACCATGTGCCCAACTAAAGATCCAGTGCAtgcaaataataaaagtaaatactttttaaaaagagagtccCTGGCTTGGTAGAACAGGAGTGGTGGTTTGGGGTTGCAGAATAAGTCCTGGGCCAAAATCCAGCCCTACTGCTTCTTCCCTGAGTGACCTAGAAAGGTGAGTCTCATCCTGTGAGCTACAGATTCGTTAAACATAAAATGAACGTCATAGATAGTGCCTCCCTTTGGGGCTTGGGAATATTCCAGGGATAATACCAAGAGATAATGCCAATaattcacttagcacagtgcagAGACTAGGAAAGTGATCAGTAAattctttcagcaaatatttattgagtgtcttcATTGAGCAATGTAATACATCAGCTACTCTGCAGGTACAGGTGTCACAAGACACAAAACTGGCCTACAAAGGGCTTAAAACTAAGAGGAACAGAGGGGAAAGATTTCAAGAGATCCAAGCTAAAGGGGTAAGTTCTGACACTAAGGGTACAGGTAGCAAGCTGTGACCCACTGAAGAAGGTGTCTCCCTGGATATTTCGTATATCCTCACTCACCAGCTCTTGATGTGTATTTCTCCTTAGGCCACAGCCTTCCTCGAAGACTCCCAAGGTCCCCAAGATCTACACCAAAACAGGAGACAAAGGTAGGGTGGGGACAGGTGAAAAATGCAAAGGAAGAGATGGCAGATTCCATCTTAAAGTTCTtccatattctttgcagacattAAAAAGTATGTGACAGATCTCAGTAGGCATCACCCAAGTGTGATGCGAAACGAAAGATGCCCCAGATAAATTAAATGACaaaagcaagttgcagaacaATCCAGACTTGGGATCCATTggataaaagtgtgtgtgtgtgtgtgtgtgtgtgtgtttacatgtgtgtTCAGAAAGGCAATGTGAAAGGTTACACCTTGGACTGTTACCTGAGAGAGAGATTGAATAGTGAGAGAGAGGAATGAACAGGCAGGCTTTCATTGTTTCCTGTACATATTTTTATCCTATCCTGTTATCTTTTGTAACAAGCATATATTGTTTTGATAATTTAAAATCTGTCagaacaggggacttccctggtggtccagtggctaagactctgcactctcaatgcagggggcctgggtccaatccctgatcagggaactagatcccacatgctgcaactaagactcagtgcagtcaaataaatcaataaatattgaggggaaaaaaagtgtatcaagattaaaaaaaaacaactctttaaTTTGGGAAGCAAAATATTTCTCACAGGGTTTTCTAGCACCTTCACTGGAGAAAGAAGATCCAAAGACGACCAGGTGTTTGAAGCCGTGGGAACTACAGATGAATTAAGTTCAGCCATCGGGTAAGGAGGACAGGATTGACCTTGAGGTCAGGTATGAGTGGGTCATTAGCAGGTGTGACTGAGGTGCGGCCCTCCAGAGCCAGTCCTGGAGGCTGCTTGCCCTCAATGAACCTGGAGGTGCAGGGGCAGCCGGTCAGCTCCACTAGGCTGCGGGCTGCGGACCCCCTTCACCCTTCCCGTCTGCTCGTGTGCCACCTTCTGTCCCTGGCTGTGTGCCTCAcccttccctccctgctccctcacTGTGCTCATGACTTAGAAGGTGGACTTGGGGAAGTCATCAGGATTGGCCAGGCCTTGCTGGGGTAACAGTACCCACATCTCATGACTTGCACCACCAAAGAGATATTTCATCCTCTTACTTCAAGCCTGTCCTGGGTTGGGTGTGTTTCTCTGCATGGGCTTCGCTCTGGGACTCAGGCTCGTGGGACAGCTTCTGTCTGGAACACGATTACTGGCATTGGCCAGTAATCACGACAGAGGGGAAGAGAGATCAAGGCAATGCCCATGCTGGTTCTTAAGGCTTCCACGAAGTGACACGCCATCTCTGCTCATGTTTCATTGGCCAGAGTCAGGCACGTGGACACACCTGCCAgcggtggggtgggaggggcagcaAATATTAGAGAACAAAGTACAAGCCACTCAGGAGGCTGTTGGCAGTGTGAGCTGCAGTTACTGTCAGTGCTTCTTCGTAAGCTCTGCTGTGGCCTTGCGGGTGAAGGTCATGGTAATCAGgtggacctgggttcaaattctcaCACACTTCTGACTGGCTGTATGACTTCAGGCAGATCacctggcctctctgagcctcagtttcccgtTCTGTCAAATGATCATAGTAAAAGTATCCAATCTCATTGGGTTCTTGTGAGGATGGAGTGAGAGAATTCCATGTTCCCCCCTTAGTGCTAGGTAGCTAGCACTAATCACAATGCtagctattatcattattattaattattaagacCTACTTGTTCAGGGCTGCCAGTTCTCAATGACAGGCCTGACTAAATAAGGTTTTCAGGATGGATAATGGGAGGTGGAGCTAGACTGCCCACAGAGTAGAGGGCAGACCCCTTGGTGTGTGTGGGAAAAGTGCGGAAAAGGAGACACAAGATGAAGCAGGCAGAGGGCCGGGAAGGTGGGTTCTGGCATCATTGGCTGTTCAGAATTAGCCAGTCAGCAGCCCATCATCCCTCAGGTGATGTGGGGCCCGGGCCTGGCCAAAACTCAGCTGTGGATTCTTCTGCCTGTGTCAGCTCTGTTCATATGAATCACCTGGACCCGGTCAGAGGAGGCACTGAAAGAGTTGTTGGCTGGATGAGTGATACGAAAAACAAATACCCCCAATCATACGTAAGGTTATGATGTTATAAAAACATTGTCAACAAAAAAATAACCCCTTTCCTGTGATAGCTCAGTTAGCAAAATGGTCTGTCACCTGAGAAGATATTACCTTCCAgcaagacagggcttccctggtggctcagatgataaagaatctgcctgcagtgtgagagacctgggtttgatccctagatggggaagctcccctggagaagggaatctctacccactccagtattcttgcctggagaattccatggacagagcagcctggtaggctacagagcTCAaatactgagtgactaacactcaagACGGGGCCTAGGGATGTTATATTCGAGgcaaattctttttcctttttccttgtaGGTTTGCTATGGAATTAATTGCAGAAAAGGGCCACCCGTTTGTGGAAGAGCTTCAGAAAGTGAGTAACATTGTCTTACCGGGAGCTGGGATTTTTTTCAACCCTGAGGCCTGGTGGCCATAACTGGAATTGCCATCTGACCATCACTTCCTCTCTGTGTCACCTGGGACTAGTCACTTtccctctgtgagcctcagtttcttcatctgtaagatgggaacaCACAGAGATCACTCTCCCTCACAGGTGAGTGAGGAGGCTTGCTCTCAGAGGGAAATGTGAGGTCAGTGGTCTCAGCCCAGTTCTGCCCCTCAGGGGACATGGGGCAATTTCCAGTGATGTTTTCGGTCGTCACGACTGGAGGTGGAAGTGCTGTTGGGGTTTGGTGGGTGGAGGCAGGGAAGCAGCTAAACATCGTACAACGCACAGGACACCCCCCAATCCCCACCCCAGAGGATGACCTGGGCCAAAGTGTCAGTGGCTGTGAGGTTGAGAAATGCGGGAGGCCCAGCCACGgggagccctgggtggggggTTAGTAGGGTTCTTAGAATGACTGCTCTGTTCCTTAAGAGGCAGCCAGGCTTTGGCCCTCAGAGAGGACTTCAGAAATGGAGGCAGGGCTGCACCCCTAGAGGACGAAGGACACCCCAGGTTTCAGTCTTCGTGCTGACCTGAGTCTGCTGCCCCCTGGAGGGTCAGCCCTCGGCCCGCTTCAGTCCTCCAGGCCAGACTGGAGCACAAGGGGGCCCCTGGGAGCAGACGCAGGGCAGTGAGGAGCTGCCCAAGGTTGGGAGGCCTAAAAGCTGGAGTGCTCTATGAACACGGCACCTCCTGTGTGAGGGAGGCTGGTCTTCAGCCTCATTGTGAGGAACTGTTGGCACCCACAGCAGTCGTTTCTGGTCTGCTGTGCCCACCTCTGAGCAGGGTttgcctgggggcaggggggtgcaATGACACGATGAGCCCCCCTTACTTTAGGCCACATACTTTGAGTGACACTTTCGACATCATCTTCTCCAGCGCTGCTCAGGTCACCCACCCCAGCCTCCAGCTGGTGCCTCTCCCAGGCTCCCACAGCTCCTGCGCTTCTGcctctgaagtgaaagtgaaagtgttagtcgctcagtcgtgttcaactctttgcgaccccattgactgtagcccgccaacctccactatccatgggatcttccaggcaagaatgctggaatggattgccagttccttctccagaggatcttcccgactcagggatcttcccaacccagggatcgaacccaggcctcccacattgcaggcagacgctttaccatctgagctaccacagaTACGAATCACCAGGCGTATGGCCTGGGGGCCCCAAGGGTATGGACTGTGACTTGTTCTCCTAGGCTGCCCCAGGGCCTACAGAAGGCCAGGCAGCCTGTTCCCAGCGTTCCCTGCAGAAGCCCGTGGGGTGGAGGCCAGCTTTCACATCTTACAGAGGACGAAAGCAAGGCTCAGGCCGAGGCCCTGCAGCCAGGAATCCCAGCGGGGCTGGGGTCTGATTCCCAGGCAGCGGTCACCTCTCTGCAGCCCCAGCATGAACGCTGCATGTGGCCAGCGGCAGGGTGGGACTGTGAAGTCACTTttcaccagaagctggaagccATGGAGATACCACATGGTCATATAACTGAAGCACAGTCTGCGGCCTGGTGGCCCAAGAAGCTCTGTCCTGCTTCCAGCACTCTGCCATGGTGGCCTTCTCATCAGAGGGCAGATCTGTCCTGTCCAGTTTAAAAAGCACTGTCAGGctttcctggcggctcagtggtaaagaatctgcctgctgatgccggagacacaggttcgatccctgatctgggaagatgccacatgccacagagcaactaagcccgtgcaccacaacttaTTGAGCCTGCGTTCTAGAGCCtgcgcaccgcaactactgaaaccgGAGCCCTAGaagccgtgctctgcaacaagagaagccacggcaatgagaagcccagactcgccactagagagtagccccactcgccacagctcgaggaaagcccacgcagcagcaaagacccagcgcagccaaaaataaattattgaaaaagaagaagaataaagatcAAAATAAAAAGCACTGCCACCTTGGGTCTCTCAGCCCAGGCGTTTTAGGTTAGAAAACCAAGGCCGGCaggttagagaaaagaaaaagacctcACCGGGCCCCTGCCCATGGGAGAGCAGGGTCGGGCGAGAGGGTTCTTCCTAATCACCCCGGGCCTTTGATGCTCACTGTCTGTGTCACCCAGATGTCCCCAAGGGAGCCAGGTCCCTTGCCAACCAGGGCAGATGTTCTGCAGGTTCAGACAGTTTGCTAATAGCCTTTAAATGCTGGCTCCTTAGCGACCTGCCAGCCCTAGCCCAGCAGCTTCTGCGTGTGGACGCAGGGGACCTCGCGTGACCGGCATGACGAGGTTCTCATCTGCgccttcctttcctcccccagATCCAGTGCTCCCTGCAGGACGTTGGCTCTGCCCTGGCGACTCCGCGCTCCTCAGCCAGGGAGGCTCACTTAAGTAAATCTCTCCCTGAATGCACCGGGTGTGTGCTCAGAGGGCCCTGTGGGAGCCCAGGGAACCCTCTCCTGGGATGCACCTGGGACCCCTGTCCGCCTGGCCTTGCAGCCTGAGAGGGAAGGTGCCTCTGAGCCAGTGGAGTGGTTTGTGGGGCACCTGGATGGAAAGGAACAGGCAGGCTCCTGTGACACTGGGGCTGTGGCCTCACACAGTGCCGGTCTCCTTGGCTCCACAGAACACGCCACGTTCGAGGCGGGGCCCATCCTGGAGCTGGAGCAGTGGATCGACAAATACTCTCGCCAGCTGCCCCCACTCACCGCTTTCATCCTGCCTGTAGGTACCCGGCTGCCTCAGCCTGCAGGGTGCTGTGGGCGCATGTGTTGACCCCAACACACCAGCAGTGACGAAGTCCCCCCCTTTAATGTGTAACGGTGACAGAAGCTGTCCCCCAGCCCCCGAATCCCCTCCAGACCTTCACTGGTCCCATTCCCACCCCTGCCCGCCTTAGAGAGGGGTACCCAGAGGCTTCCCTTGAGGttcagacagtaagaatctgcctgcagtgccggagacctgggttcaatccctgggtcgggaagatcacctggagaaaagcatggccacccacttcagtgttcttgcctagagaatcccatggacagaggagcctggcgggctgcagtccgtagggtcacaaagagtcagacacgactaagtgacaaCACCCAGAGACTACGCCCTGGTAGGGCCCTGGAGGCAGAATACTACCctgggttgggggcagggtgAGCCTGCATGTCCGTCAGTCCGTCCGAGCTCCCTGTCTGCAGTGGGCACCCCCCAGCCccctcaaccccacccccactccagccAACACCCGCTTCCTTCTTTCAGTCAGGAGGCAAGAGCAGCTCCGCACTGCACTTCTGTCGGGCCGTGTGTCGCCGAGCTGAGAGACGGTACGGGGCCCCCGGGAGTGGGGGGCACAGTGGTCCCTGGTGGGATCAGAGCTGGTGCTGAAGCGGACAGCTCCAGCAACTAGGGAGCAGGGGAGGCCCAGCGGTCTAGTTGATTAATCATAATCATAATACCACTCAGGTGGTGTGAAATTCAGCCTTCAGTGAAGGCTCCCCATTCTTCAGGTTAATTTAAACAGGAGGGGGCCTCTGCTGAGCAGAAAGATCAAAAAGCTCCACAGCATGATGAAAGCTGTGATGGAGGGTGCTTGGCCCCAGAGTGACCCAGCCTGGGACTGGGCTTGGGGGGCCAATAGTTAGTGGGGGAGAATGGTGGACAGAGTGCCCAGGGCAAGGGGACAGCAAGGGCAGAGGCAGCAGCCTGAGCTGAACGCACAGAAAGGAGGCTGAAGGTCTGGTCCAGAGTGAGGGGCATGGGGCACAGCGAGGCCGGAGGCTGAGCCGAGGCCAGGCCGAGCAGGGCCTCCTGCACCCAAGGGCTCTGCCTTTATCCTGAAAGCTGATGACTGGCTCTAGGCCATGGGGTGACTTCTGGGTGCTGGGTGGAGAAGGGCCCAGACCAGCCAGCCACCTGCTGCCCCCGTCCCCAAATTCAGAGTCAGAGAGGAAGGAACCTCCCAGAACCTGCTGACAGCCTTATCAAGGAAACATTAAAAGAGCaattgcagggacttccctgagggtccagtggctaagactcacgttcccaatgcagggggcccaggtttgattccgggtcaggaaactagatcccacgtgccgcaactaagagttcacatgccaccactaaaaagatcccacctgccagaagttaagacccagagcagcaaaataaataaatattaaaaaaaaaaaaaatactgcatgccacaacaaagattgaagatcgcATCTAAAacccagcatagtcaaataaatattgaaataaataaaagagtgaTTGTGCAAAATCTCCATTTAACACGATTCATAGACCAGGCTGCCACCCAGCTTTACAGATAAACGACAATAAAGACGATAAAATGTCTGTATACAACAGACGAGGCTGTGCTGGGAGCTTCGTATTCATTATTTCATTGATTCCTTGTGGTAAGCTTGGAAGAGAGGTGGTGGCAGTTCCCACTCTGCCGGGATCAGGAAATTGGGGCTCAGAGGTGACACCATGGCCAGGGTCCCCTGGGTGGTCCATGGCAGAGTCCAGATTGGAGCCCAGGTGTGTCTGCTCCAAACCTGAGCTCTGTCCATGGCCCCATGTCATGAAAGTTTCACTTTTCATGAAAGGCTCTTGGACCCAAGTGGTTTGTAAAGGGACGCTGGGTCACAgaagagcttcagcttcaggaggAAAGTCATTTGCCCAGAGCCGTCCACGTCAGCAGTGCTCATAGTAGCAAAAATGTGGAGACGGTCCAAAGAAAGGTCCGACAGCAGGAACTGGCCAAGCAGAGGAGGGTCCTCAGGACACCAGACCTGTGTCCAGGTGACAAagcccctgggggaggggacatacaCCTGGGACCTCGGTTTGGGGTGAGTGCCTCCCAGCAGGGGTTATGCAGCAGACATGATGGGCCCCGGAGGGGCTGCCACGTCATTGGCCCTCATCTCCAGTGAGCACCCTTTAGAACGTCTGCACACAGACTGGCGAGGACGCCCAGTCAGACTGCAGCGGGAGGCAGGTGCTGGCTCGGGACTCAGCCCCGGGCCCTGAGTATGTTGAGCCCCTAACAACAGTGTAATGCTGTGTCTCCTTCTCTTCTAGCGTGGTGCCTCTTGTCCAGACGGGTGAAACCGATGCAAACGTGGTCAAGTTCTTAAACAGGTACTCAGATGGGATCTGAAGAGCCTGCCAGAAAACGCAGGCACATTGTGGGGAGTGACGACCACACATTAGCCTCCCTCATTcattcgcttcagttgtgccgaGGTTGAGAAGCCAGCCCTAGGCCCCCTCAGCTCAAAGTGAGTTCCTCAGTCAGCAGTGCCAGCATCGCCTGGGCGTCACTTACACTTGCCAAATCCAGGCCTGGCCCAGCTGGTCCTCTGCAATCAGAATCTGATCTGAGTATCACCAGGATTCCCGAGGGACTTGTACACATGCCCCAGTTTGGGAGGCACCAGGCCTGGTCGTCGGAAGGTGCAGAAAGCAGGGACGGGGCCCAAAGTCGCCAGCCCCGTGAGGCCAGGCAGGCCAGCGGCCTCTTCCTGCGGAAACCACCCCAGCCCTGGCGCCAGAGCTGGGTGCCAGGCTCACACGGAAGCTGGCCTCGTGTGCCATCCATCAAGCCCGGGTTGGCTGAGCACCCGCTGTCCTGCCCAATGCTCCTTGGGGCGTGTGATTGATATTTCCTCCTTGAAGGCTCGTTTAGGGAGGACCTGGTTAGCATTGATCTCTCATTTCAGTCCATTCTGTTTGCCTGCTTCTGCCCCTCCAGACTCAGCGACTATCTCTTCACATTAGCCAGATACACAGCCATGAAGGAAGGGAATCCAGAAAAGATATACAAGAAAAATGACCTATCGGACCACACCTGAGGCTCTGGGAAAGAATGGAAGTGACAACGGTGAAGGGAAGACTTCGCCCTCACATCCTGATCCCTGAAGATCTCACCCACAGGGGCCAGAAGCTGGTCTTCTGTCCAGACCCGGCTTCCTTCACAGCCCTGTCACTTCCTTTGGGAGCTGTGGCTGGTGGAGaatcctcccctcctcccctgggcTCTCCTCGGTCTTTGAGGAAGTGGGAATGAGTCGGTGTTGCGGGAAAGAAAGTGATTGCTTCATCGAGGAaccaagcagaaaaaaagaataaaagaataaaaaaaggaaaggcttgcagtgtgtgtgtgtgtgtgtgtgtgtgtgtgtgttagagagagagagagagagagcgcgcgagGCCTTCCACTGGCAACTCTGGCTGTCCGAGGATTTGGAATGGTACCAGAGGCCCTTGGAAATGTAACTGTGATTTACCTGTGCCAAAGGGGCTTTAAATGTCACATTTATAAAGGGGAAGGCAGACAGGATTTGGAGTTTAGTCACCTCTGAGCCACTCATCACAGGCGGAGGATGGCTGCAGACTGGCAGGCGAGGCCTCGGAAACACTTGGACTTGAAGTGTGTGCGTGGCGGGGGTGTGACCTGGGGAATCTTCTCTCAAAGGGAGTCTCCCTGCATCAGGGGCCAGAGACCCCCGCAAGAGAGGGAGACTGCCGCTTTGAGGGGGGCATGTCCTGCTTGGGGCGGCAGCATCCAGGGCCAGAGGTGGAGTGCCTTCAGCTTCAGAGAATAAGCTCTTACGGTTCCAGCGAGGCTGACACAGACCAGACCGACTTCTCTGATGTTGCACTTGGCTGGTTTATCCCTCTGAGATCCAGACCATGgctgtattttatttcagttgtCACCGCGGCTCCCTCCCGCTATGAAGCGACACTGCCCGCGCCAGCTGTGTCCTTGGGAAGGGAGATATTTATGAAGAGCGAGGCGGCAGCCCTGAGATCCTGAAGGTTCCACACCGCTAATTGCAGGAAACGAGTTGGGAGGGGCAGGCTCGCACAGTCAGGGCAGAAAGGTCCAGTGAACTCCATCAGGCCATCGGTCATTAGCATGAAGAGCAGGAAGGCGGGTCCCTCCGGCCATCCTTGCCAGCAAGTCAGCAAACAGTAAAATGGTGAGTTTTGTGCTTGCCCctgctttcatttttaaccaACTTGCCTACTCATTTCGCTGGAGGGAACATCATATCTCCTCCCCTCTGGGTCCTATTGTTCCTGGACTTGGGCAAAGGGTAAGGTGCAGGTAACCGTTAGTGACAGCGAAAACGCTCCAGAAAGTGGCCCCGACCATCAGTTGGCACCAGGTCTGGTGCACAGCACGCGGCTTGGCTGGTGTGAACAGAGCTGAGAATGGCACAGAATAGGCTAAAGGCAGTTTGTGGCTGAGCAGGTGGGCActcaggctgggctggggagggggtatGTTCCAGGAGCTCCTAGAATCCGTCAAGTCACTCGATCTTTCCTGCAGCATCATCCTAGAAGGAGCAGTTTGTACATAATAAACAGTCCTGCACTCCCTACCATGGTAGACCATCCTACAAAGGACAAGAGAAGTGGTTTGAGTAGATAGTGTCCTCAAGGGCTAATCTTTGAAATAAGGCCTTTTGCCTGTAGCCAAATCCACGCCCCACCAGCCCTTGCTGGGAAGGGCTGTCACAGGCCAGATGGTAGCCCCAGGTTCCCAAGTCCCGACCGCTCCACACCATCCCTTCCAttgtgaacatctctgagaaaCAAACACTCGAAGAGACAAACATCCCCGAGAAACGTTCAGATGCAGGCATGTCCTGTGCCTGACACAGCCACGTGGGagccagaaggaaaaggaaaaatgtgttCATCCCCCAGACACTCCTCAAAAGATCCTCCTGGGTCTGGAACCCAGTGGGAAAAGTTAACAAAACTCCACAATCAAAACATGATTGTAAACAGAGCCCATTTACAGCCACTGTCAACCCTCGTAAATGATTGTTTCCATCACACAGTAACAAGGGTCGGGGGAGAAAGGGCAGgcagtttttatttataattgtgaTACCTTATCAATCAGATTTTTTTGcataattttggtttttaaaaaattatggcaTGAAAGCATTATTTCTCTTGCTTCCTGGATTTGGAGGCATTTCCATACAGTTTGCACCCAAGAAAGTGCTCTACCTGCCTCCTGCTGGTCCTGGTCTGGCTCTCAGGAATGTATTTAGTGCCACAGCCGGAGGTGGTTGGATATACCAGCAGCGAGAAGCCCACTGGGTGACATCACTGAAGGGTTGACATGCCAGGCCCCAGGCCGGGGGCTCCACCGACATTATCTTGTTGAAATCACCCAGCAGCCCCAAGGGAGGCACCGTCCGTGTCCTCCTAGCAGTGGGGGGAACAGACTTGAGAACGAACTCGTGTCAGGGAGTCAACGCCAGGATGTGGGCCCAGGACGTGGCCCTGTGACTCCTGGCCGGGTGCCCCTCCCCCTGCCGCCATTTGACAGTCATTTTAATCATGACCTGGGCCGCCGAGAACAATGTCAGGCGCTAATAGATTCTGCTGTCTCATTTCTCAACCTAGTTTCCCTTAACTGATATTTCATGGCTATTGttaatgtgcatttttttcaCCGAGTAATTTTCACAGCCCAAACTTGTAACACATCCCAATGACAAACGTCCCCGGTACTGAATCCCCCCCGTCAGCTGCAATGTCACCCTCATCTCCTCCCTACCCTGCCCTGACACCTTTCTCCGACAACCCATCCAGTTTTATGATCCCTCTGTCCCAGTTATCACTACTGAACCTTTAAGAACCCAGACGCATTTCAAGTTTAATTGAATAAAATCCTTTGTGTAATAAATTCCACATGAACGCTACATAAATCAGTGCCTGGGAGGCTTTGTGCCTCATCCCTCCCTTCAGGCCGGTCTGATCTTGCTTACAGAGGGGACCGAGGCCTCCTTTGCAGCCCAGCTGGGGTGCGGGGTTCATTTGCCTCGACCTGTCGCTTTTCTTCTCTGGAGTCCATCAT of Bos indicus isolate NIAB-ARS_2022 breed Sahiwal x Tharparkar chromosome 17, NIAB-ARS_B.indTharparkar_mat_pri_1.0, whole genome shotgun sequence contains these proteins:
- the MMAB gene encoding corrinoid adenosyltransferase MMAB; translation: MAVWGPGGRLGLRGCLGARKLLCPRFQSRGPQGVEDGDRPQPSSKTPKVPKIYTKTGDKGFSSTFTGERRSKDDQVFEAVGTTDELSSAIGFAMELIAEKGHPFVEELQKIQCSLQDVGSALATPRSSAREAHLKHATFEAGPILELEQWIDKYSRQLPPLTAFILPSGGKSSSALHFCRAVCRRAERRVVPLVQTGETDANVVKFLNRLSDYLFTLARYTAMKEGNPEKIYKKNDLSDHT